In Brassica oleracea var. oleracea cultivar TO1000 unplaced genomic scaffold, BOL UnpScaffold00967, whole genome shotgun sequence, a single window of DNA contains:
- the LOC106320585 gene encoding uncharacterized protein LOC106320585, with translation MTTSLLSDPKMIISTPEVMIASHPPSQAPTTQISGDETEPVTCECCGLTEECTQSYIEMIRGRYMGKWICGLCSEAVKYEVIRTKRLLTPEEAMARHMNTCYKFKCSSPPPNPTGHLISAMRQILRRSLDSPRMPRSMPSSPSKDEADDCVPNVLSRSDSCFASLT, from the coding sequence ATGACCACAAGTCTACTAAGCGATCCAAAGATGATAATCTCAACACCAGAGGTCATGATCGCCTCTCACCCGCCGTCTCAAGCACCGACAACACAAATCTCGGGCGACGAGACAGAGCCTGTGACGTGTGAGTGTTGCGGATTAACCGAGGAGTGTACTCAATCGTACATAGAGATGATCAGAGGACGTTACATGGGTAAATGGATCTGTGGTCTTTGTTCTGAAGCTGTGAAGTACGAGGTTATAAGAACTAAACGATTGCTAACTCCAGAGGAAGCTATGGCAAGACACATGAACACGTGTTACAAGTTCAAATGCTCAAGCCCACCTCCTAATCCGACTGGACACCTGATCTCTGCGATGAGACAGATCTTGAGAAGAAGCTTGGATTCTCCAAGAATGCCTAGATCGATGCCTAGTAGTCCTTCTAAAGATGAAGCTGATGATTGTGTTCCAAATGTTTTGTCTAGGTCTGATAGCTGTTTCGCTAGTTTGACTTAA